One part of the Sardina pilchardus chromosome 5, fSarPil1.1, whole genome shotgun sequence genome encodes these proteins:
- the LOC134080723 gene encoding uncharacterized protein LOC134080723 isoform X1 — MMEKLNQETSQCYCYKCPLHQTGSPAESDYVLAEIHRPAESVPVIWCEDRPADRMEECERCPKPCAGMYRMTLGGINQIQHRRKGRPSPSSSSCNAEGQRTSMAVRTGRPRSPVQSNDDYQFSKLENEAYRSPQMRRHKQTQTGSATTSVLGSGSSRDDRQAGFDVACQTNIRSLMSPRDNGAGYPRTDREGKTCEAAICTDTSNHLKGAKDKNSCHRDGSYVRQFAVFTLLVGVIGYLAINHQKHLNRQ; from the exons ATGATGGAGAAACTGAATCAGGAGACCTCACAGTGTTATTGTTATAAG TGTCCTCTTCATCAAACAGGGTCACCAGCTGAGTCGGACTATGTGTTGGCAGAGATCCATAGACCTGCAGAAAGCGTGCCGGTCATATGGTGTGAGGACAGACCGGCTGATAGGATGGAGGAGTGTGAGCGTTGTCCCAAACCATGTGCAGGGATGTACCGAATGACGCTGGGAGGGATCAATCAGATCCAGCATCGCCGAAAGGGGCGCCCATCCCCTAGTTCCTCATCCTGTAATGCTGAAGGCCAGAGAACATCTATGGCAGTCAGAACTGGGAGACCTCGCTCTCCTGTTCAATCTAATGATG ATTACCAATTCAGCAAGCTAGAGAATGAAGCCTACAGATCACCACAGATGAgacgacacaaacaaacacagacaggctcAGCGacaacaa GTGTGTTGGGGAGCGGCTCAAGTCGTgatgacagacaggcaggcttTGATGTGGCGTGTCAGACTAACATCCGTTCATTGATGTCCCCAAGAGACAATGGTGCAG GATACccaaggacagacagagaggggaagacTTGTGAGGCAGCAATCTGCACAGACACATCTAATCACCTCAAAGGGGCAAAAGACAAG AATTCCTGTCATCGGGACGGGAGCTATGTGCGCCAATTTGCAGTGTTCACTTTGTTGGTCGGAGTCATAGGCTACCTAGCCATTAACCATCAGAAACATCTGAATCGACAGTag
- the LOC134080723 gene encoding uncharacterized protein LOC134080723 isoform X2 yields MMEKLNQETSQCYCYKCPLHQTGSPAESDYVLAEIHRPAESVPVIWCEDRPADRMEECERCPKPCAGMYRMTLGGINQIQHRRKGRPSPSSSSCNAEGQRTSMAVRTGRPRSPVQSNDGVLGSGSSRDDRQAGFDVACQTNIRSLMSPRDNGAGYPRTDREGKTCEAAICTDTSNHLKGAKDKNSCHRDGSYVRQFAVFTLLVGVIGYLAINHQKHLNRQ; encoded by the exons ATGATGGAGAAACTGAATCAGGAGACCTCACAGTGTTATTGTTATAAG TGTCCTCTTCATCAAACAGGGTCACCAGCTGAGTCGGACTATGTGTTGGCAGAGATCCATAGACCTGCAGAAAGCGTGCCGGTCATATGGTGTGAGGACAGACCGGCTGATAGGATGGAGGAGTGTGAGCGTTGTCCCAAACCATGTGCAGGGATGTACCGAATGACGCTGGGAGGGATCAATCAGATCCAGCATCGCCGAAAGGGGCGCCCATCCCCTAGTTCCTCATCCTGTAATGCTGAAGGCCAGAGAACATCTATGGCAGTCAGAACTGGGAGACCTCGCTCTCCTGTTCAATCTAATGATG GTGTGTTGGGGAGCGGCTCAAGTCGTgatgacagacaggcaggcttTGATGTGGCGTGTCAGACTAACATCCGTTCATTGATGTCCCCAAGAGACAATGGTGCAG GATACccaaggacagacagagaggggaagacTTGTGAGGCAGCAATCTGCACAGACACATCTAATCACCTCAAAGGGGCAAAAGACAAG AATTCCTGTCATCGGGACGGGAGCTATGTGCGCCAATTTGCAGTGTTCACTTTGTTGGTCGGAGTCATAGGCTACCTAGCCATTAACCATCAGAAACATCTGAATCGACAGTag
- the nccrp1 gene encoding F-box only protein 50: protein MMIPFLISLTTTSIAVGGTMAEWKEKCENEYHLKSSGILMPDSVDWKLVYEKKALGRNLLKNPAPHGVTHHEPPPEPELSEVPPDYSNAPPPSEPKGDYSGWTKSVGDMFSEDANIPPGAVVCHLPQFSWLTMEQRVDLLAEGLWPELLDNFQPDIAIDDWYEESQIHESIYQLQVRLLGSDGQTVIKEFTSNPREDLENYSHNWKQVSHVFSGYGPGVRYVHFLHRLKNTFMVEFHSTLVTGSSVIVKPSKSS from the exons ATGATGATACCCTTCCTGATCTCACTTACAACTACAAGCATAGCTGTCGGAGGCACAATGGCGGAGTGGAAGGAGAAATGCGAAAATGAGTACCATCTGAAGTCCAGCGGAATATTGATGCCTGACAGTGTTGACTGGAAGTTGGTCTACGAAAAGAAAGCCCTAGGACGAAATTTACTGAAGAATCCTGCTCCTCATG GCGTGACTCACCATGAACCACCGCCAGAACCTGAGCTGTCAGAGGTCCCGCCAGACTACAGCaatgcacctccaccctccgaACCCAAAG GTGATTATTCAGGATGGACCAAAAGTGTAGGGGACATGTTCTCTGAAGATGCAAACATACCTCCAGGTGCTGTAGTTTGCCATCTTCCCCAGTTCAG CTGGCTCACTATGGAGCAGCGTGTGGATCTCCTAGCAGAGGGATTATGGCCAGAACTGCTTGATAACTTCCAACCAGATATTGCAATTGATGActg GTATGAGGAGAGTCAGATCCACGAGTCCATCTATCAGCTTCAGGTGAGGCTGCTAGGGAGCGACGGACAGACGGTCATCAAGGAGTTCACCAGCAACCCCCGAGAGGACCTGGAGAATTACTCCCACAACTGGAAACAG GTTTCCCACGTCTTCTCAGGCTATGGCCCAGGGGTGAGATACGTGCACTTCCTGCACAGGCTGAAGAACACCTTCATGGTGGAGTTCCACTCCACTCTGGTCACTGGCAGCTCTGTCATCGTAAAGCCTTCCAAGTCAAGTTAA